The following DNA comes from Micromonospora chokoriensis.
AAGGTGAACACCATGACCAGGAAGGTCAGCACCAGCACGAAGCCCATCACCAGGGGCAACTTGTCCCGGACGTGGGCCGCGTAGTCCTCGCTGTCGGCGACGCTGCCACCGACCGCGTACTCGATGCCGGGGATGCCCCGCAACTCGGCCGGGACCAGGTCCTCGCGCAGCTTCTCCAGCGACTGCACCGACCGGTCGTCGCGGCTGGCGTACGGGGTGGCGACGTCCAGCACCGACACCCGCCGGTCGGCCGACACCTCGATCTTCGGGCCGTCCGCCTCGACCGGGGCGAACAGCGGGTCGCCGGCCGCCCGGCCGGACAGGTCGGTGAGGGCGGCGCGTACCCGGTCGGCCTGCTCGGCCGGCGCCCGCACGGCCACCACGTGGTTGGTGCCGGTGCTCGGGAACGCCGCGGTGAGCCGGTCGTACGCCTGCATGGCCGGTGTGGTGCGGGGCAGGTCCTCCATGCCGGGGAACTTCAGCTTCATGCCGAGCGCGGGCGCGGCCAACGCGAGCAGCAGTCCGACCGAGATGACCAGCGTCACCACCGGCGCGCGCAGCGCGGGGAGGAGCACAGCGGGCCAGAGCCGGGGCGCGCGGGGCTGGCCGTGCCGTCCGGTGCGCGGTGCGGTCAGCCGCCAGAGCAGCGGCACCCGGGGGCGGTCGACCCACCGGCCGAGCCGGGCCAGCAGGGCGGGCAGCACTGTCAGCGAGCCGGTCACCGCGACGGCGACCACCAGGATCGAGCCGACCGCGAGGGACGAGAAGACCACGTCGCCGGCGAGCAGCAGCCCGGCCATCGAGATCATCACCGCGAGGCCGGAGACCACGACAGCGTGCCCGGACGTCTCCGCCGCGATCTCCACGGCGTCGAGACCGGAGCGGCCCTTGGCGCGTTCCTCCCGCTCGCGGCGGATGTAGAACAACGAGTAGTCCACCCCGACCGCCATACCGATCAGCAGGATCACCGGGGCCGTGGTGTCGGTCGCCGGCACCAGGTGCGAGGCGAGGGTGGACAGACCCATCGCGGCGGCGACCGACGAGAGCGCCAGCAGCACCGGCACGCTGGCCGCGATCAGCGCACCGAACGCGATGATCAGGATCGCCAGGGTGACCGGCAGGCTGAGCAGCTCGGCACGCTCGAAGTCCTTGCCCAGGGTGTCGTCGAGGGCCTGGCCGATCGACGGCCCGCCGACCTGTTCCACGCGCACCTGCGGATGTGCGGACTGCACCTCGTCGGTGGCGTCGCGCAACGGCTGCACCCGCTCCGAGGCCGTCTCCGGGTCACCGGACATGGTGATCGGCACGAGTAGCGCCGAGCCGTCCCGGGCGGTGACCGGCTGACCGACCGCGGCCACCCCGACGACGGTACGCAGCCGGGCCGCCGCGTCGTCGGCCGCTGCCGTCGCCGCCGCCCGGTCCAGCGCACCGCCCCGAGAGGTGATCAGGACGTTGTCCACGGCCGGGTCGTCGAAGTTGGCGGCGTCCACGATCAGGCCGGCCCGCCCCGCCTCACCGATGGCCTGGTCACCGCTGGTGGCCTCGTTGAGACCAGCGGCGTTGCCGCCGACGAAGCACACCGCGACGAACACCGCCCACAGCGCGATCGCCCGCCACGGGTGCTCGGCGCTCCATCGCGCCAGCCGCACCGTCACCGGTCTTTTCCGCATCTCGGATCCCCCTGTCACGTCAGCCCCCCAGTCAACGGAGCTGACGTTAGGGGCGTGACGAGGCGGTCACATCGGGGATCGGCCCCGGCCCGCCCCGGAAACCCGGGGCCGGCCGGCGGGGGTCGGCGCGGCGGGCATCAGCCACCAATCGGACGTACGCCCGGGTCCAGCCCGGAGCAACCCGCGGCGACCCGCCGACACCGCCCCGGAGTCGACTCCGGGTCATCCCCGAAGGGAACCCCGGGGTCGCGGTTGGCAGCGCGGGCAACTGTACGAGGACCGGTTCATGAACGCCTCGCGGCGGATCGGCGCGCCGCACCGACGGCACGGCTCGCCCTCGCGGCCGTACGCGTTCAGCTCCCGGTCGAAGTAACCGCTCTCGCCGTTGACGTTGACGTAGAGGGCATCGAAGCTGGTGCCGCCCTGACTGATCGCCTCGCCGAGCACGTCACGGACGTGGCCGAGCAGGCGCTGCGCGGCCGGGGCGGTCAACGCGTCGGTGGGACGGCCACCGTGCAGCCGGGCGCGCCAGAGCGCCTCGTCGGCGTAGATGTTGCCCACCCCGGAGATGAGGGTCTGGTCGAGGAGCGCCCTCTTCACCTCGGTGTGTCGGCGGCGCAGCGCGGTGACGAAGTCCGCGTCGGAGAACTCCGGGTCGATCGGGTCACGGGCGATGTGCGCGATCTCGTCGGGCAGGTCGGCGCCGCCCTCGCTCACCGAGAGGCCACCGAACGTGCGTTGGTCGACGAAACGCAGCTCCGGCCCGTCGTCGGCGAACCGGAACCGGACCCGCAGATGGGTCTCGTCGGTGGTGCCGGTCGGCTGGAGCAGCATCTGGCCGGACATGCCGAGGTGACCGATGATCGCGTCGCCGCTGTCCAGTGGCAGCCACAGGTACTTGCCCCGACGCCGGGCGTCGCGCACCGTCCGACCGGCGAGCACGTCGGCGAAGTGCACGTCACCGGGCACGTGTCGACGGACCGCACGGGGGTGCCGGACCTCGACCGAGACGATCCGGCGGCCGACGACCCACTGGGCCAGCCCCTGCCGGACGGTCTCCACCTCGGGCAGTTCAGGCACGCCGGGACCCCGTCTCGTGGCCGTCGGCACCCCCGGCCGGCAGGGCCTGCGCCAGGTGGTCGGCCTGCTCGGCCTCGGCCGCCCGCTCGGCGCTTTCCAGCAGCCCGCCCCGGCCGTCCTGGTCGGCCCCGCCGTCCTGGCCCGCCCCGCCGTTCTGGCCCGCCCCGCCGTTCTGGCTGTCGTCGCCGTTCTGGCCGTTCTGCTCGGCGAGCGTCCGCCAGGCGGCCTCGGCGGCGCGCTGCTCGGCCTCCTTCTTGCTGCGCCCCTCGGCGCCGCCGTACCGGTTGCCGGCCACCACCACCCACGCGGTGAACGTCTTCAGATGGTCCGGGCCGGTGCCCTCGATCCGGTACTCCGGAACACCGAGCCCGAGCGCCGCCGTCAACTCCTGCAGGCTGGTCTTCCAGTCCAGCGCCGCGCCCCGGCCAGCCGACTCGGCCATCAACGGGTCGAAGAGTCGGTGGATGACGATGCCCGTGGTGTCCAGCCCGTACTGGAGGTAGATCGCGCCCAGCAGCGCCTCCAGCGTGTCGGCGAGGATGCTCGCCTTGTCCCGACCGCCGGTGGTCTCCTCACCCTTGCCGAGCAGCAGGTACGCGCCAAGGCCGTCCGGGCCCAGACCACGGGCCACGTCGGCGAGCGCCCGCATGTTGACCACGCTCGCCCGCAGCTTCGCCAACTGCCCCTCGGGCAGGTCCGGGTGGTTGTGGAACAACGCCGTCGTGATCACCACGCCGAGCACCGAGTCGCCGAGGAACTCCAGCCGCTCGTTGGTGGGCAGCCCACCGTTCTCGTACGCGTACGAGCGGTGGGTCAGCGCGCGCTGGAGCAGCTCGGGTTCGAGACTCACGCCGAAGGCGGCTTCCAGGTGACCGACGGATACCCGCCGCCTCTTGTCGTTGCTCATGATGTGCGTACCTCGGTGTCGGTGGAACGGTTGGCGCGGTCCGTCGCGGCGTCGCCGTCGAGCAACGCGGAGACCAGATCGGTGGCGCGCCGTCGCCACAGGTGAGCGGCGAGAGCGATGCCGGAGGCGACGTCGCCGGCGCGGGCGGAACCGTGGCAGACGACCACCGTCCCCGCCACGCCCAGCAGGGCGGCAGCGCGGGGAGCGCCACCTTCGGCGGGAGGGCCACCGGCCATGGCGTACGCGCCCTCGATGGCCTTGAGCAGCACGTTACCGGTGAACCCGTCGGTGACGACCACATCGGCGCGCGCGCCGACGGCCACGTCGTACCCCTCGACCAGGCCGACGTAGCGCGCCCCGGCGGGGAGTCGTTCGGCGGCGAGCAGCGGGTCGGTGGCCCGGCGGACCCGGTCTCCTTTGCCGGCCTCGGTGCCGACCGACAGCAGCCCGACCCGGGGCGCGGAGATCGAGTGGGCCACCACGGCGTACGCGACACCCAGGACGGCGTGGCGGGCGAGGGTGGCGGGGCGCGGTTCCAGGGACCCGCCGACGTCGAGCAGGACCACCGGCCCGGCCACGGCGGGCAGGGTGGCGACCAGGGCGGGTTGGCGGATCTCCGGCCAGCGGCCGAGGCCGAGAACGGCGGCGGTGACGGTGGCACCGGTGGCGCCGGCGGACACCAGCGCGTCGGCGGTGCCGTCGCGGACGGCGGTGACCGCGGCGCGGACGGTGCTCTCCTTGCGGGCGGCGCTGGGGTGGTCGGCCATGCCGACGACGTCGCGCACGGGACGCACCGCGACCCGGACGCGCTGCGCCGGATCGAGCTCAGCGATCAACTCGTCGGCGACCTCGGTCGGACCGACGAGGAGCAGGTGCAGGTCAGGGTCGGCACGCATGGCCCGCAGAGCGCCGTCAACCACGACGGCGGGAGCGTCGTCCCCGCCGAGGAGGTCAACGGCGATCCGCGCGGTGCCCGGCTCCACGGGAACGCCGGCCGGAGTCGGCCGGGCATCGGGAGCCGGGGCACCGGGCGATTGCCAGGATGCGCGCGCCGCCCGACCTGGGGTCGGGGGCGTCACTGGGCGTCCAGGTCAGACCTCGAGAACCTGGCGGCCGTTGTAGGTGCCGCAGACGGAGCAGGCGGCGTGCGGCAGCTTCGGGGACTTGCACTGCGGGCACGCAACGGTCGCGACCACTGCCGCCTTCCAGTTCGCCCGGCGGGACCGGGTGTTGCTGCGCGACATCTTGCGCTTCGGGACGGCCACGGTTCTTACTCCTCTGTAACGGTCAGTTGCGACAGGCCCGCCCAACGCGGGTCGATCTGCTGGTGACTGTGGTCGGCCGGCAGATCGTCCCAGTGCGCCCCGCATTCGGGGCACAGTCCTGGGCAGTCCTCCCGGCAGAGCGGGTTGGTCGGCAGCGTGAGCACCAACGCGTCCCGCAGCGCCGGCTCCAGGTCGATCAGATCGCCCTGCATCCGGCCCACCTCGTCCTCGTCGGTCGTGGCGTCCGTGGTGCTGTCCTCGTACGCGTACAGCTCCTGGATCGTCACGCCCATCGAGTCGTTGATCTCGCGCAGGCAACGGCCGCACTCGCCCTTGACGGGACCGGTGATGGTCCCGGAGACGAGCACGCCCTCGGACACCGACTGCAACCTCAGATCGAGGTCGAGATCCGCACCCTCCGGCACGCCGATCAACTCCACGCCGAGGTCCGCCGGTGCCGGCACGACCCGCTTGACCTCACGCAACGCGCCAGGGCGGCGCGGCAGGTCCCTCGTGTCGAGGACCAGCGGCGACCTGGGGTTGAGTGTCGATGGCGAGTGCTTGGGCATAGTTAGACTCCGGCCGGTGAGAGGCCGACAAAAAAGGTTACCTGGGCGACCGCCGGACCGTCGAACCGGGGGCGACGCCTGCGGCGAGAATGTCGGCTGGTGAGGTGCCGCTCAGAAGGGTAGCGGGCGTTCCGCCTCGTCCCCAGCGAACGTGCCGATCTCCCGCAGGGCGTGCATCTTGTCCCGGCCGCGCTCTATCGAGGCCAGCGCCCGGGTGAGGAACTGTTCGAAGTTGGCCAGCGCGGTGTCGACGTAGTCGTCGACCTCCTCCCGCAGGCGCTGCGCCTCGGCTCGGGCCTCCGCGATGATCCGGGCGCCCTCGTGCTCGGCCGACACGGTGATCTCGTTCACCGAGACCAGGCGGGCGTGTTCTGCCTCACCCTCGCTGATGATCCGGTCCGCCTCGCGCTTGCCGGCCTCCATGATCTTGTCCCGCTCCTCGAGGAGCGCGGCGGCGCGACGCAGGTCGGCGGGAAGATCGGCACGTATCTCGTCGAGGGCCGCGATCGTCTCACCCCGGTCGACCATGCAGTTGTTGCGCGACATCGGGACGGAGCGGGCCTGCTCCACCATGGCGATCAGTTCGTCGATGCGATCGAGCGGGTCCACCGGTACCTCACTCCTGTCGTTCTTCGGCCGACCTCCATGATGCGGGCTACGGCCGTTCCCCGCGTCACCAATCATGGCGTGCCCGCCCCACCCGCGCCCCATCCGCCCCAACCCGGCGCGTCGCGACATCGTCACCCGGCGCCCACCGTGCCCGTACTCTTGCCTCGATTTCTGGCAAATGGGGCGCCCCGGTGGCCGGAGCGGTGACGGAGGGCAGATCAGCTACGGGGGCCGAGACGAGCCTGGAGAGCCTTACGGACCGGGTCGGGAACATGCGCGGAGATGTCGCCACCCCACTTGGCCACGTCCTTGACCAGACTCGACGAGAGGAACGAGTAGAGCGGGTTGGTCGGCATGAAGAGCGTCTCGACACCCGCCAGCCCGATGTTCATTTGGGCCATCTGCAACTCGTAGTCGAAGTCGCTGACCGCGCGCAGGCCCTTGATCAGCACACTCGCCTGCTGGGCCCGGCAGAAGTCGACCAGCAGCCCGCGGAACGACTCGACCCGCACGTTGCCGTACGACGAGGTGACCTCGCGGAGCATGTCGATCCGCTCCTCGACGGTGAAGAGGCCACTCTTCGACTGGTTCACCAGCACACCGACGATCACCTCGTCGAAGAGCCGACTGGCCCGCCCGATGATGTCGAGGTGTCCGTTGGTGACCGGATCGAACGAACCGGGGCACACCGCACGTCTCATGATCGGCGACCGTACCAAAGTGTGGTCTCGCCGTAACGGCGACTGCGGTCCGAGGTGATGCCGTCCACCCAGTCGAACTGCCTGGTGCGGCTGGACCGCTCCACCACCACCAGCGCGTCGGGCGCCAGCCACCCGCCGCTGACCAGCGCGGCCAACAGCGCGGTGATCTCCTCGTCCGGCAGCGCGTAGGGAGGGTCGGCGAAGACCACGTCGTACGGGCCGCCGTCCGGGCCGGCGGCCAGCGCCGTCGCCACCTTGCCGACGACCAGGCGGGCTGCCGGGCCGACACCGAGGGCCGCGACGTTCTCCCGGATCACCCGGGCCGCGCGCGGGTCGGACTCGACCAGCAGGACGTGTCGAGCACCCCGGGAGAGCGCCTCCAGCCCGACCGCGCCGGAACCGGCGTACAGGTCGGCGAAGCGGGCGCCGTCGAGGTCGACCTCGGCCTCCACGGCGCTGAACAGCGCCTCCCGAACCCGGTCGGACGTGGGTCGGGTGCCGGCACCGGGAGGCGCGGCGATCCGCCGGCCACCCAGCGTGCCGGCCACGATCCGGGTCATGGTCTCCACCTGCTCATGCCCGCGACGCTACGCGACCCTTCGGACCTGCCGGTCGACACGGTCGGTACCCCTAGAAAGATCACGTGATCACTTCTCGTATATCAATGATCTCAACTTCATAACATCCGTCTTAGCAAATCCTGAGCGCTGTCTCATGCGAGGCGATCTCGCTAGGGTCTGCCGGGTGCCGGCGGCAACCCACCGGCCCGCGGTACGGGAGGGCGCCTCTCCGATCGGACGTGCAGCGACCGTCCACTGTCACT
Coding sequences within:
- the rpmF gene encoding 50S ribosomal protein L32, which encodes MAVPKRKMSRSNTRSRRANWKAAVVATVACPQCKSPKLPHAACSVCGTYNGRQVLEV
- a CDS encoding phosphate acyltransferase PlsX, whose product is MEPGTARIAVDLLGGDDAPAVVVDGALRAMRADPDLHLLLVGPTEVADELIAELDPAQRVRVAVRPVRDVVGMADHPSAARKESTVRAAVTAVRDGTADALVSAGATGATVTAAVLGLGRWPEIRQPALVATLPAVAGPVVLLDVGGSLEPRPATLARHAVLGVAYAVVAHSISAPRVGLLSVGTEAGKGDRVRRATDPLLAAERLPAGARYVGLVEGYDVAVGARADVVVTDGFTGNVLLKAIEGAYAMAGGPPAEGGAPRAAALLGVAGTVVVCHGSARAGDVASGIALAAHLWRRRATDLVSALLDGDAATDRANRSTDTEVRTS
- a CDS encoding SPFH domain-containing protein encodes the protein MDPLDRIDELIAMVEQARSVPMSRNNCMVDRGETIAALDEIRADLPADLRRAAALLEERDKIMEAGKREADRIISEGEAEHARLVSVNEITVSAEHEGARIIAEARAEAQRLREEVDDYVDTALANFEQFLTRALASIERGRDKMHALREIGTFAGDEAERPLPF
- a CDS encoding MMPL family transporter gives rise to the protein MRKRPVTVRLARWSAEHPWRAIALWAVFVAVCFVGGNAAGLNEATSGDQAIGEAGRAGLIVDAANFDDPAVDNVLITSRGGALDRAAATAAADDAAARLRTVVGVAAVGQPVTARDGSALLVPITMSGDPETASERVQPLRDATDEVQSAHPQVRVEQVGGPSIGQALDDTLGKDFERAELLSLPVTLAILIIAFGALIAASVPVLLALSSVAAAMGLSTLASHLVPATDTTAPVILLIGMAVGVDYSLFYIRREREERAKGRSGLDAVEIAAETSGHAVVVSGLAVMISMAGLLLAGDVVFSSLAVGSILVVAVAVTGSLTVLPALLARLGRWVDRPRVPLLWRLTAPRTGRHGQPRAPRLWPAVLLPALRAPVVTLVISVGLLLALAAPALGMKLKFPGMEDLPRTTPAMQAYDRLTAAFPSTGTNHVVAVRAPAEQADRVRAALTDLSGRAAGDPLFAPVEADGPKIEVSADRRVSVLDVATPYASRDDRSVQSLEKLREDLVPAELRGIPGIEYAVGGSVADSEDYAAHVRDKLPLVMGFVLVLTFLVMVFTFRSVVVAASSIALNLLSAGAAYGLLVLVFQGEWAEGLLGFTSMGAIVSWLPLFLFVVLFGLSMDYHVFVVSRIREGVRAGMPNRDAVSYGITSSAGVVTSAAIVMVGVFSIFATLSTIDMKQLGIGLAAAILLDATIIRGVVLPALMTMLGDANWWAPRFLRPRPAAAPADPPAPTPELVPVP
- the coaD gene encoding pantetheine-phosphate adenylyltransferase, giving the protein MRRAVCPGSFDPVTNGHLDIIGRASRLFDEVIVGVLVNQSKSGLFTVEERIDMLREVTSSYGNVRVESFRGLLVDFCRAQQASVLIKGLRAVSDFDYELQMAQMNIGLAGVETLFMPTNPLYSFLSSSLVKDVAKWGGDISAHVPDPVRKALQARLGPRS
- a CDS encoding YceD family protein, with translation MPKHSPSTLNPRSPLVLDTRDLPRRPGALREVKRVVPAPADLGVELIGVPEGADLDLDLRLQSVSEGVLVSGTITGPVKGECGRCLREINDSMGVTIQELYAYEDSTTDATTDEDEVGRMQGDLIDLEPALRDALVLTLPTNPLCREDCPGLCPECGAHWDDLPADHSHQQIDPRWAGLSQLTVTEE
- the rnc gene encoding ribonuclease III; the encoded protein is MSNDKRRRVSVGHLEAAFGVSLEPELLQRALTHRSYAYENGGLPTNERLEFLGDSVLGVVITTALFHNHPDLPEGQLAKLRASVVNMRALADVARGLGPDGLGAYLLLGKGEETTGGRDKASILADTLEALLGAIYLQYGLDTTGIVIHRLFDPLMAESAGRGAALDWKTSLQELTAALGLGVPEYRIEGTGPDHLKTFTAWVVVAGNRYGGAEGRSKKEAEQRAAEAAWRTLAEQNGQNGDDSQNGGAGQNGGAGQDGGADQDGRGGLLESAERAAEAEQADHLAQALPAGGADGHETGSRRA
- the mutM gene encoding bifunctional DNA-formamidopyrimidine glycosylase/DNA-(apurinic or apyrimidinic site) lyase, coding for MPELPEVETVRQGLAQWVVGRRIVSVEVRHPRAVRRHVPGDVHFADVLAGRTVRDARRRGKYLWLPLDSGDAIIGHLGMSGQMLLQPTGTTDETHLRVRFRFADDGPELRFVDQRTFGGLSVSEGGADLPDEIAHIARDPIDPEFSDADFVTALRRRHTEVKRALLDQTLISGVGNIYADEALWRARLHGGRPTDALTAPAAQRLLGHVRDVLGEAISQGGTSFDALYVNVNGESGYFDRELNAYGREGEPCRRCGAPIRREAFMNRSSYSCPRCQPRPRGSLRG
- the rsmD gene encoding 16S rRNA (guanine(966)-N(2))-methyltransferase RsmD gives rise to the protein MTRIVAGTLGGRRIAAPPGAGTRPTSDRVREALFSAVEAEVDLDGARFADLYAGSGAVGLEALSRGARHVLLVESDPRAARVIRENVAALGVGPAARLVVGKVATALAAGPDGGPYDVVFADPPYALPDEEITALLAALVSGGWLAPDALVVVERSSRTRQFDWVDGITSDRSRRYGETTLWYGRRS